The following are encoded in a window of Candidatus Zixiibacteriota bacterium genomic DNA:
- a CDS encoding amidase, which translates to MKSFKMTNVSVSSCLFVVAVATVAWAAEDSVKVDSRWVSEAARLIDLEFTPEERDSMLTDLADNIAFYRAIRSATIDNSVPPALVFNPIPSGATFDTVQRPVNFGPPPPVKRPADLNDLAFSSVRQLSELIRTRQVTSVELTELALSRLRKYDSVLHCVITMTEELALRQAAVADSEIAAGYYRGPLHGIPYGAKDLLAVRGHPTTWGTTPYKGQYIDRDAAVIHKLSEAGAVCVAKLSLGELAWGDVWYEDTTRNPWNPAQGSSGSSAGSASAVAAGLVPFAIGSETWGSIVSPSTRCGATGLRPTFGRVSRAGAMALSWSMDKLGPICRTVEDCAIVFNAIYGYDTEDPTTVNLPFNYQPDVDLKTLRIGYLKSDFDCDTSYMKQNLAALDKLRELGAELIEIELPELPVYPLSIILSAEAAAAFDELTRTNRDDLMTRQVKNAWPNVFRSSRFIPAVEYIQANRARTQLIEAMGALMDSIDVYVSPAFEGDNLLLTNLTGHPCVVLPNGFDDEGSPVSITFVGRLYDEGPLLEVAWKYQRATDFYTQHPPLFR; encoded by the coding sequence ATGAAGTCATTTAAGATGACCAATGTCTCAGTTAGTTCATGCCTGTTTGTTGTTGCTGTGGCCACAGTCGCCTGGGCGGCGGAGGACAGCGTAAAAGTGGACAGCCGCTGGGTATCAGAAGCGGCGAGATTGATCGATCTTGAGTTCACGCCGGAGGAGCGCGACTCGATGCTGACCGATCTGGCGGACAACATCGCCTTCTACCGAGCCATTCGCTCAGCCACAATTGACAACTCTGTGCCGCCCGCTCTCGTTTTCAATCCGATTCCCTCAGGTGCAACATTCGATACCGTGCAGCGTCCTGTCAACTTTGGGCCGCCTCCGCCGGTAAAGCGCCCGGCCGATTTGAACGATCTGGCCTTCAGCAGCGTGCGCCAGTTGTCCGAACTGATACGTACCCGCCAGGTAACATCGGTGGAACTAACCGAACTCGCGCTCAGCCGATTGAGGAAATACGATTCTGTTTTGCACTGCGTTATCACAATGACCGAGGAGCTTGCCTTGAGGCAGGCTGCCGTTGCCGACAGCGAAATCGCCGCAGGGTACTATCGCGGTCCGCTTCATGGGATTCCTTATGGCGCTAAAGACCTGTTGGCTGTCCGCGGCCACCCGACCACCTGGGGCACGACGCCCTATAAGGGCCAATACATTGACCGTGACGCCGCGGTAATCCACAAGCTTTCTGAAGCGGGAGCTGTCTGTGTAGCCAAGCTCTCCCTAGGCGAATTGGCCTGGGGCGATGTCTGGTACGAGGACACCACGCGCAATCCGTGGAATCCGGCCCAGGGATCGAGCGGCTCATCGGCCGGGTCCGCATCTGCGGTAGCCGCCGGGCTGGTGCCGTTCGCGATCGGCTCAGAGACGTGGGGTTCAATCGTGTCTCCGTCGACTCGATGCGGCGCCACCGGCCTTCGTCCCACGTTCGGCCGGGTCAGCCGCGCCGGCGCCATGGCGCTGAGCTGGTCGATGGACAAACTCGGTCCGATCTGCCGCACCGTGGAGGACTGCGCGATCGTTTTCAACGCGATCTACGGCTACGACACGGAAGATCCAACGACCGTTAACCTGCCTTTCAATTACCAGCCGGATGTCGATTTGAAAACGCTGCGAATCGGCTATCTAAAGAGCGACTTTGATTGCGACACTTCGTACATGAAGCAAAATCTCGCGGCGCTGGACAAACTGCGGGAATTGGGAGCGGAGTTAATCGAGATCGAACTGCCGGAGCTGCCGGTGTATCCGCTCTCCATTATTCTGTCCGCGGAGGCGGCTGCTGCCTTTGACGAGTTGACACGAACCAATCGCGATGACCTGATGACCCGACAGGTCAAAAACGCCTGGCCGAATGTGTTCCGCAGTTCGCGTTTCATCCCGGCGGTTGAGTATATCCAGGCCAATCGGGCAAGAACGCAGTTAATCGAAGCCATGGGGGCATTGATGGATTCGATTGACGTATACGTTTCGCCTGCATTCGAGGGCGACAACCTGCTCTTGACAAACCTGACCGGACATCCCTGTGTCGTTCTTCCGAACGGCTTCGATGATGAAGGCTCGCCGGTCAGCATCACCTTTGTGGGCAGACTGTATGATGAGGGCCCGCTGCTTGAAGTGGCATGGAAATATCAGCGCGCGACCGACTTTTATACACAGCACCCGCCACTATTCAGGTAA
- a CDS encoding response regulator transcription factor encodes MKGRVLLLEDDPNLGMIVREHLQMNGFEAVLCANGEQGLEQFRRERFDLCLVDIMMPRVDGFTFAREVRRRNQDVPLVFLTAKSLKEDKIEGFRIGCDDYITKPFSVEELLLRIQAVLRRTGGLGSEDTRTEFEIGSYTFNSVTRTLRSECEERRLTPKESDLLRLLCVHQDKTLDRTLALREIWGDDSYFNARSMDVFVSRLRKYFTDDPRIEISSIHGVGYRLTVSNL; translated from the coding sequence GTGAAGGGTCGCGTGCTGCTGCTGGAGGACGACCCCAACCTGGGGATGATCGTGCGCGAGCATCTCCAGATGAACGGTTTTGAGGCGGTGCTTTGCGCCAATGGCGAACAGGGCCTCGAGCAGTTCCGTCGCGAGCGTTTCGATCTGTGCCTGGTCGATATCATGATGCCGCGTGTCGACGGCTTCACCTTTGCGCGCGAAGTGAGGCGGAGGAATCAGGATGTGCCCCTGGTATTTTTGACCGCTAAATCACTTAAGGAAGACAAGATTGAGGGGTTCCGGATCGGCTGCGATGACTATATAACCAAACCGTTTTCAGTCGAGGAACTACTGCTCAGGATTCAGGCAGTCTTGCGGCGAACCGGCGGCCTTGGCTCGGAGGATACGCGCACTGAGTTCGAGATCGGCAGCTACACCTTCAACTCAGTAACGCGCACCTTGAGGTCTGAGTGCGAGGAACGGCGATTAACCCCAAAGGAGTCCGATCTTCTGCGCCTGCTCTGCGTGCACCAGGACAAGACTCTGGATCGTACCCTGGCTCTGCGCGAAATCTGGGGTGATGACAGCTACTTTAATGCCCGCAGCATGGATGTGTTCGTATCTCGTCTCAGAAAGTACTTCACCGACGATCCTCGAATAGAAATCTCAAGCATTCACGGGGTAGGTTACCGGCTGACTGTCAGCAACCTGTAG
- a CDS encoding HAMP domain-containing sensor histidine kinase, which produces MGLSTRTVWIITAAMVIALAGLVGLQASLLGNAMESREQSFRRNVLAAMSDIARGLETAETISATLHVVDNARRMVIRAATISDDGAGRRLTDSTFFFQFALADSIPDLDRHLLAVCESSADTSAVMFQYLLRDTNLEVRFVGDSTLAVDSVIARDSLRLGVIQRVIERIESGQWLPITDRIDPGRLDSLVRDAMGEYGIALRPVYAVYSGADTTVPIESAPGYREELAASEFRTDLFPHDILAVPNSLVLYFPGRAVYMWQQIGPMLAATVFFMVVIVGVFAYSVKTIVAQRRAARQMVDFVNNMTHEFKTPISTVALACEAILRPDVLPDPERVRRFSQVIVDENRRMRHQAEKILQMAALEEHRGHLQTAPVDLHEVIRNAVESISLQVGQRGGRITCDLGAGSNVMAGDELHLTGIIYNLLDNANKFSPESPQISISTEDAAGGIRITVSDQGVGISSEDQKHIFDKYFRVQRGNIHEAKGFGLGLSYVALMVRAHGGTVRVESEPGHGTRMILWFPVLRADKDPRGHDA; this is translated from the coding sequence ATGGGACTATCGACCCGAACCGTCTGGATTATTACGGCCGCCATGGTGATTGCGCTGGCCGGACTGGTGGGACTGCAGGCATCGCTCCTCGGAAACGCCATGGAATCGCGAGAGCAGTCTTTCCGGCGAAACGTGCTCGCGGCGATGTCCGACATAGCCCGCGGACTGGAGACTGCCGAGACGATCTCGGCCACCCTGCACGTGGTGGACAACGCCCGGCGGATGGTAATCCGAGCGGCCACAATCTCTGATGATGGCGCCGGCAGGCGGCTGACTGACTCGACCTTCTTCTTTCAGTTCGCCCTGGCCGATTCTATTCCGGATCTTGACAGGCACCTGCTTGCCGTCTGTGAGTCATCGGCTGACACGTCGGCCGTCATGTTCCAGTACCTCCTGAGGGACACGAATTTGGAGGTGCGCTTTGTTGGCGACAGCACTCTGGCGGTGGATTCGGTTATCGCGCGCGATTCTCTGCGCCTAGGGGTGATCCAGAGAGTGATCGAGCGCATCGAGTCAGGTCAGTGGCTGCCTATAACCGATCGAATCGATCCTGGCCGTCTCGATTCACTCGTTCGCGACGCTATGGGTGAATATGGCATCGCCTTAAGACCCGTCTACGCCGTTTACTCGGGAGCCGACACCACCGTGCCAATTGAGAGCGCCCCCGGTTATCGCGAGGAGTTGGCGGCATCGGAATTCCGAACCGACTTATTCCCTCATGATATTCTCGCCGTTCCGAACAGCCTCGTGCTCTACTTCCCGGGGCGGGCTGTCTACATGTGGCAGCAGATCGGCCCCATGCTGGCGGCCACGGTTTTCTTCATGGTAGTGATCGTAGGCGTGTTTGCTTACTCCGTGAAGACCATCGTGGCCCAGCGCCGGGCAGCACGGCAGATGGTTGATTTCGTCAATAATATGACTCACGAATTCAAGACGCCCATTTCCACGGTCGCCCTGGCCTGCGAGGCGATCCTGCGCCCTGATGTGCTGCCCGACCCCGAGCGCGTGAGGCGCTTTTCGCAGGTCATTGTCGACGAGAACCGCCGCATGCGCCATCAGGCGGAGAAGATTTTGCAGATGGCCGCTCTCGAGGAACACCGCGGGCACCTGCAAACAGCGCCTGTGGATCTGCACGAGGTCATCCGCAACGCCGTGGAAAGCATAAGTCTTCAGGTCGGGCAGCGCGGCGGACGTATCACGTGCGATCTTGGGGCCGGCAGTAATGTCATGGCAGGCGATGAGCTCCACTTGACCGGCATCATCTACAACCTGCTGGACAACGCCAACAAGTTCTCGCCGGAATCGCCCCAGATCAGTATCAGCACCGAGGATGCGGCCGGCGGTATCAGGATCACCGTCTCCGACCAGGGCGTCGGTATTTCGTCCGAGGACCAGAAGCACATTTTTGATAAGTACTTTCGTGTCCAGCGCGGAAACATCCACGAGGCGAAGGGGTTCGGGCTGGGACTCAGCTATGTCGCCCTGATGGTGCGGGCGCATGGCGGAACAGTTCGGGTGGAATCGGAACCAGGGCACGGCACCCGGATGATTCTCTGGTTCCCCGTGCTACGGGCAGACAAGGACCCAAGGGGGCATGACGCGTGA
- a CDS encoding PDZ domain-containing protein: MSKSKRIRTGFLFVVVALTLSLGISATAQDKQSVSIQVDSSYQIVELGASVESTPDGPRVLRVIPPAARLEKYRQIDIKTGDCIVSAGGESVKTLEELGRVLSAAKPGEEIRLGILRKGSPVVVTYAAATNDEIAAARELSAQPITEVTIEEGGPTQGRMMFRVEADENSVPWPEMAVLLSNDDGKVVVKQKLPMPPDFPIPATLLEGDVVTALQGQPVSNALDLTERYNQCREGDTIALSVESKGQTSNLTFIKPKGPTGLIRIRK, encoded by the coding sequence ATGAGCAAGTCAAAACGGATTCGAACCGGTTTTCTGTTCGTTGTTGTTGCCTTAACCCTGAGTTTGGGAATTAGCGCCACGGCACAAGACAAGCAGTCGGTTTCAATTCAGGTTGATTCGAGTTATCAGATTGTCGAACTGGGGGCCTCTGTCGAATCCACGCCTGACGGCCCACGCGTGCTGCGTGTGATTCCGCCGGCCGCTCGCCTGGAGAAATACCGTCAGATCGATATCAAAACGGGTGACTGCATTGTCAGCGCCGGCGGAGAAAGCGTCAAGACTCTTGAAGAACTGGGGCGTGTGCTCAGCGCCGCGAAGCCGGGTGAGGAGATTAGACTCGGTATTCTAAGGAAGGGCAGCCCGGTGGTTGTCACTTACGCGGCGGCCACGAACGATGAGATTGCAGCCGCGCGCGAGCTATCCGCCCAGCCGATTACCGAAGTGACTATCGAAGAGGGTGGGCCGACTCAGGGCCGCATGATGTTCAGGGTCGAGGCCGATGAGAACTCGGTACCGTGGCCGGAGATGGCCGTATTGCTGAGCAATGACGACGGCAAAGTCGTGGTAAAACAAAAACTCCCCATGCCGCCCGATTTCCCGATTCCGGCGACATTACTGGAGGGTGATGTAGTTACGGCCCTGCAGGGTCAGCCCGTCTCTAACGCCTTGGATTTGACCGAACGCTACAACCAGTGCCGGGAGGGGGATACAATTGCGCTGTCTGTAGAGAGCAAAGGGCAGACATCGAACCTCACCTTCATCAAGCCGAAAGGCCCGACCGGCCTGATCCGGATCAGAAAGTAG